From one Halosimplex rubrum genomic stretch:
- a CDS encoding TlpA family protein disulfide reductase, which yields MNRRRALAAIAGAGLTGGSALILQSDAPFADSDGFPVRVEGIDAPGSEDGPLRVPRPDRPTLVDCFATWCAPCDRQMEVLTALYPEFEGAIAFASVTSERVGGGLAEADIADWWARRDGDWPVAVDPESSVMSAVGADGLPYLALVDADGAVQWRHSGLASGERLRSAFEAVLEG from the coding sequence ATGAATCGGCGTCGGGCGCTCGCGGCCATCGCGGGCGCGGGACTCACCGGCGGGAGCGCCCTGATCCTGCAGAGCGACGCCCCGTTCGCCGACAGCGACGGGTTTCCGGTCCGCGTCGAGGGGATCGACGCGCCGGGATCCGAGGACGGTCCGCTCCGGGTCCCCCGTCCGGACCGGCCGACGCTCGTCGACTGCTTCGCGACGTGGTGCGCCCCCTGTGACCGGCAGATGGAGGTGTTGACGGCGCTGTATCCGGAGTTCGAGGGCGCGATCGCCTTCGCGTCCGTGACCAGCGAGCGCGTCGGCGGCGGCCTCGCCGAGGCGGACATCGCCGACTGGTGGGCGCGCCGCGACGGGGACTGGCCCGTCGCCGTCGACCCCGAGAGCTCGGTCATGTCGGCCGTGGGCGCCGACGGGCTCCCGTACCTGGCGCTGGTAGACGCGGACGGTGCGGTTCAGTGGCGACACTCGGGGCTCGCGTCGGGCGAGCGGCTGCGGTCGGCGTTCGAGGCGGTGCTGGAGGGGTGA
- a CDS encoding cytochrome c biogenesis protein CcdA: protein MIGPLSGAVAFAVGAGVATFFAPCAFPLLPGYVGYFLERGGDDSAGAAAAAAAAGSLGALVVLAGAAYAVGRRITSLLPAFEPLVGVALVAFGGATLLDRRPATVALPGRPGSVVGFGLFGGAYALAAAGCVVPVLLGVVAQALAFPAPGAAAVLAAYAIGATAPLVGVTLLASAGVDAWRSLGRYAGALERAAAVLMIVAGLGQIALSLAVLEVV, encoded by the coding sequence GTGATCGGGCCGCTGAGCGGTGCGGTGGCGTTCGCGGTCGGCGCCGGCGTCGCGACGTTCTTCGCGCCCTGCGCGTTCCCGTTGCTGCCGGGGTACGTCGGCTACTTCCTCGAACGCGGCGGCGACGACTCGGCGGGCGCCGCCGCCGCGGCGGCCGCCGCCGGGTCGCTCGGCGCGCTCGTCGTCCTCGCGGGGGCGGCCTACGCAGTCGGCCGACGGATCACCTCGCTCCTGCCGGCGTTCGAGCCGCTGGTAGGCGTCGCGCTGGTCGCGTTCGGCGGGGCGACGCTGCTGGACCGGCGGCCGGCGACCGTCGCGCTGCCGGGCCGTCCCGGCTCGGTCGTCGGGTTCGGTCTGTTCGGCGGCGCGTACGCGCTCGCGGCCGCCGGCTGCGTGGTTCCGGTCTTGCTCGGCGTGGTCGCACAGGCGCTCGCGTTCCCGGCGCCCGGCGCGGCGGCGGTCCTGGCCGCATACGCGATCGGGGCCACGGCGCCGCTGGTCGGGGTGACGCTGCTCGCGAGCGCGGGCGTCGACGCCTGGCGGTCGCTCGGCCGGTACGCCGGCGCGCTCGAACGGGCGGCGGCCGTACTGATGATCGTCGCCGGCCTCGGCCAGATCGCCCTGTCGCTCGCCGTTCTGGAGGTGGTCTGA
- a CDS encoding helix-turn-helix domain-containing protein, with protein MREFAFTLTYETGVDPLMDALAAAPEAGSTALVCPVSESEVWRLDTVTGPPQTVERAAALVADEERDLLSVSDRGCAGRRHSDVLSASARRAVVYTRVSDATRCDAVSLIARRYLSGGVLASVTRRESEERWRVLTESDEKVGMLYDTLGGTLREGIAFRFDHLEEATEPPSNPFASLSLRPEQRRVLELAAERGYYETPRETTLDDLAAELDCPRSTVSYRLRRAEAALVASFLSGT; from the coding sequence ATGCGGGAGTTCGCCTTCACGCTGACCTACGAGACGGGTGTAGACCCGCTGATGGACGCCCTCGCGGCGGCGCCGGAGGCGGGGTCGACGGCGCTGGTCTGTCCGGTCTCCGAGTCGGAGGTCTGGCGGCTCGACACGGTCACCGGCCCCCCGCAGACGGTCGAGCGGGCGGCGGCGCTGGTCGCCGACGAGGAGCGGGACCTGCTGTCGGTCAGCGACCGCGGCTGCGCCGGGCGTCGACACAGCGACGTGCTCTCGGCGTCGGCGCGGCGGGCCGTGGTGTACACGCGCGTCTCCGACGCGACCCGCTGCGACGCCGTCTCGCTGATCGCCAGGCGCTACCTCTCCGGCGGCGTCCTCGCGTCGGTGACCCGCCGCGAGTCCGAGGAGCGTTGGCGAGTCCTCACCGAGAGCGACGAGAAGGTCGGGATGCTCTACGACACGCTCGGCGGGACGCTCAGGGAGGGGATCGCCTTCCGGTTCGACCACCTAGAGGAGGCGACCGAGCCCCCGTCGAACCCGTTCGCGTCGCTGTCGCTGCGGCCCGAACAGCGGCGGGTGCTCGAACTGGCCGCCGAGCGGGGGTACTACGAGACGCCGCGGGAAACGACGCTCGACGACCTCGCTGCCGAACTGGACTGCCCGCGCTCGACCGTCTCCTACCGGCTCAGGCGCGCCGAAGCGGCGCTCGTGGCGAGCTTCCTCTCCGGAACGTGA